The Georgenia faecalis genome includes a window with the following:
- a CDS encoding SRPBCC domain-containing protein, producing MSTPPELTELSFTVSGRVARPCAEVYEAVADPEQLSRYFTTGGARGRLEPGNDVTWDFHDFPGAFPVTVVEADSPRRLVIRWGGEATTATDGTTTTTFEFEPVDGDTRTLVTITESSWQPTADGAKHAFDNCEGWSTMLAALKVWVEHGINLRDGFYV from the coding sequence ATGTCCACTCCCCCGGAGCTCACCGAGCTGTCCTTCACCGTCTCGGGCCGCGTCGCCCGTCCCTGCGCCGAGGTGTACGAAGCGGTCGCCGACCCCGAGCAGCTGTCGCGCTACTTCACGACCGGCGGCGCCCGCGGCCGGCTCGAACCCGGCAACGACGTCACGTGGGACTTCCACGACTTCCCCGGAGCCTTCCCCGTCACGGTCGTCGAGGCCGATTCTCCGCGACGCCTCGTGATCCGGTGGGGCGGGGAGGCGACGACCGCCACCGACGGCACCACCACCACGACCTTCGAGTTCGAGCCCGTCGACGGCGACACGCGCACCCTGGTCACCATCACCGAGTCCTCGTGGCAGCCCACCGCCGACGGCGCCAAGCACGCCTTCGACAACTGCGAGGGGTGGTCGACCATGCTGGCCGCCCTCAAGGTCTGGGTCGAGCACGGCATCAACCTCCGTGACGGGTTCTACGTCTAG
- a CDS encoding ArsR/SmtB family transcription factor, with protein MSGERDNSDDDVFKALASGTRRRMLDVIKARPCTTGELCAQFAELDRTTVLQHLRVLERAELVTGRKVGRERHLALAPLPIKRIYDRWLGDYTRAAVGLLADLDSGAR; from the coding sequence ATGTCTGGTGAGCGGGACAACAGCGACGACGACGTCTTCAAGGCGCTCGCGTCCGGCACCCGGCGCCGCATGCTCGACGTCATCAAGGCGCGACCGTGCACCACGGGGGAGCTCTGCGCCCAGTTCGCCGAGCTCGACCGGACGACGGTCCTGCAGCACTTGAGGGTGCTCGAACGCGCGGAACTGGTCACCGGCCGGAAGGTGGGCCGGGAGCGGCACCTCGCGCTGGCGCCCCTGCCCATCAAGCGCATTTACGACCGCTGGCTCGGCGACTACACCCGGGCGGCCGTGGGGCTGCTCGCGGACCTCGACTCAGGCGCTCGCTAG
- a CDS encoding DUF6318 family protein — MAANSGVRVAVGILAAGLALAGCGASGDGKASGSPSAKAASTETVTSVEPLGTATPAPPVPSSPPPPPPNVPAPERPAEMDLQDQTGSVAAAQYFFALLHYGTATGNLAAWDAMVHLDCAQCGRERQAMIDAHAAGQYDWNDREVRQVWVAPPEDGNFSVTLELEPTPLTEPAPPDAVPLLVMEFRLRWGDAGWQVHQVAYGGPEQVPEWPSDAPSPSPPPPSR, encoded by the coding sequence ATGGCGGCGAACAGTGGTGTTCGGGTGGCGGTGGGGATTCTCGCGGCAGGGTTGGCGCTCGCGGGGTGCGGGGCAAGTGGCGACGGCAAGGCGTCCGGTTCGCCGTCCGCCAAGGCCGCATCCACCGAGACTGTGACGAGCGTGGAGCCGCTCGGGACGGCGACCCCCGCGCCGCCGGTGCCGAGCTCACCGCCGCCTCCGCCGCCGAACGTTCCTGCGCCGGAGCGCCCGGCGGAGATGGACCTCCAGGACCAGACGGGGTCGGTGGCGGCGGCCCAGTACTTCTTCGCGCTGCTTCATTACGGGACAGCGACCGGCAACCTGGCGGCGTGGGACGCGATGGTGCATCTGGACTGCGCCCAGTGTGGGCGTGAACGGCAGGCAATGATCGACGCGCACGCGGCCGGCCAGTATGACTGGAACGATCGGGAGGTCCGCCAGGTCTGGGTCGCGCCGCCGGAGGACGGCAACTTCTCCGTGACGTTGGAGCTCGAACCGACACCGCTGACCGAGCCGGCGCCTCCCGACGCCGTCCCGCTGCTCGTCATGGAGTTCAGGCTCCGGTGGGGTGATGCCGGCTGGCAGGTGCATCAGGTGGCCTATGGCGGCCCGGAGCAGGTGCCGGAGTGGCCGTCGGACGCGCCGTCGCCGTCACCGCCCCCGCCGTCGCGGTAG
- a CDS encoding DUF6318 family protein: MPERPDSMDRDDVVGAKAAAQYFIEMYPYVYATGDLEEWREMSHEECEFCFTVIDNVEQMHRDGEYGLGGGITVDEVMVMDPEGGVEGVAVALRVTEAPSAVYSEAGTVQSSTMGGDAYYVPTLVREADQWLVTTLAIDTDIE, from the coding sequence ATGCCGGAACGCCCCGACTCCATGGACCGTGACGACGTCGTCGGTGCTAAGGCGGCCGCGCAGTACTTCATCGAGATGTACCCCTACGTGTACGCGACCGGGGACCTCGAGGAGTGGCGGGAGATGTCGCACGAGGAGTGCGAGTTTTGCTTCACCGTCATTGACAACGTCGAACAGATGCACCGTGACGGCGAGTACGGCCTCGGCGGGGGCATCACGGTCGACGAGGTCATGGTCATGGACCCGGAAGGAGGGGTAGAGGGAGTAGCCGTGGCGCTGCGGGTCACGGAAGCTCCGTCAGCCGTGTACTCCGAGGCGGGCACCGTGCAGAGCAGCACGATGGGTGGTGACGCCTACTACGTCCCAACGCTGGTGCGGGAAGCGGACCAGTGGCTTGTCACGACCCTCGCGATAGACACGGACATCGAATGA
- the ligD gene encoding non-homologous end-joining DNA ligase: protein MAEKSKSSAVEIDVAGRTVRVSSPERVIFPERGLTKLDVAEYYVAVGEGILNALRDRPTTLERWPKGVFEGAKMATRTDSEGDAFFQKRVPKGAPDYVETAHITFPSGRSADEIAPTELAVVVWAAHMGTLTFHPWPVVRADVDKPDQIRIDLDPQPGTDYDDAARVAPEVRALLEELGMEGFPKTSGGRGLHIFVPIQPKWDFVDARRAAIAFGREIERRVPDLVTMNWWKEERGEKIFIDYNQMARDRTIASAYSIRPNKRATVSAPLRWEEIPDVAPNDFDVLTVPGRLAEVGDLFAGANSQRYGIEALLEMAERDERDHGHGDLPYPPDYPKMPGEPKRVQPSKDRDRKR from the coding sequence ATGGCCGAGAAGTCGAAGAGCTCCGCCGTCGAGATCGACGTCGCGGGGCGCACCGTGCGGGTGTCCAGCCCCGAGCGGGTGATCTTCCCCGAGCGGGGCCTGACGAAGCTCGACGTCGCCGAGTACTACGTCGCCGTCGGGGAGGGCATCCTCAACGCGCTGCGGGACCGGCCGACGACGCTCGAGCGGTGGCCGAAGGGCGTCTTCGAGGGGGCGAAGATGGCGACCCGCACCGACAGCGAGGGTGACGCGTTCTTCCAGAAGCGGGTGCCCAAGGGGGCGCCGGACTACGTCGAGACGGCGCACATCACGTTCCCCAGCGGCCGGTCGGCGGACGAGATCGCGCCGACGGAGCTCGCCGTCGTCGTCTGGGCGGCCCACATGGGCACGCTGACGTTCCACCCGTGGCCCGTGGTGCGCGCCGACGTCGACAAGCCGGACCAGATCCGCATCGACCTCGACCCCCAGCCGGGCACCGACTACGACGACGCCGCCCGGGTGGCGCCGGAGGTCCGAGCCCTCCTCGAGGAGCTCGGCATGGAGGGCTTCCCCAAGACCTCGGGCGGGCGCGGGCTGCACATCTTCGTCCCCATCCAGCCGAAGTGGGACTTCGTCGACGCACGCCGGGCGGCGATCGCCTTCGGCCGGGAGATCGAGCGGCGGGTGCCCGACCTGGTGACGATGAACTGGTGGAAGGAGGAGCGCGGCGAGAAGATCTTCATCGACTACAACCAGATGGCGCGAGACCGCACCATCGCCTCGGCGTACTCCATCCGGCCGAACAAGCGCGCCACGGTCTCGGCGCCGCTGCGGTGGGAGGAGATCCCGGACGTGGCGCCGAACGACTTCGACGTCCTCACCGTCCCGGGGCGGCTCGCGGAGGTCGGTGACCTCTTCGCCGGCGCGAACTCGCAGCGGTACGGCATCGAGGCGCTGCTGGAGATGGCCGAGCGCGACGAGCGCGACCACGGCCACGGGGACCTGCCCTACCCGCCGGACTACCCGAAGATGCCGGGCGAGCCCAAGCGCGTGCAGCCGAGCAAGGACCGCGACCGCAAGCGCTGA
- a CDS encoding DUF6226 family protein: MTPYARPPIEAPVFRDADGQVIDYGSRWSGSPPEDTYSVDTHPERFAPIHTIADALIAYLRNTYDVGVQEDEEVAADLLRPISDVVRAVRIRPNDPACATLTFVFTAYPGISLHAGLLHDFLHPICGCDACDSNWDVEADELEQHVLAVAAGHYRETIERGFRPWVEYAFTYPDGVSTGRSRSQEFAAERLDAATPVLRNLPNGWATWPLATPTSR; this comes from the coding sequence GTGACCCCCTACGCCCGGCCGCCGATCGAAGCGCCCGTCTTCCGCGACGCCGACGGGCAGGTCATCGACTATGGGAGTCGGTGGAGCGGCTCACCCCCGGAGGACACCTATTCGGTCGACACCCACCCCGAGCGTTTCGCGCCCATCCACACCATCGCCGACGCTCTTATCGCGTACCTGCGGAACACTTACGACGTCGGCGTCCAGGAGGATGAGGAAGTAGCGGCGGACCTCCTCCGCCCGATCTCCGACGTGGTGCGCGCGGTGCGGATCCGCCCGAACGACCCGGCCTGCGCGACGCTCACCTTCGTGTTCACCGCATACCCGGGCATCTCTCTGCACGCGGGTCTGCTGCATGACTTCCTTCACCCGATCTGCGGCTGCGACGCCTGTGACTCGAACTGGGACGTAGAAGCTGACGAGCTCGAGCAGCACGTGCTCGCGGTCGCCGCCGGACACTACCGGGAAACCATTGAACGGGGATTCCGCCCCTGGGTCGAGTACGCATTCACCTACCCTGACGGCGTCAGCACCGGACGGTCTCGCTCTCAAGAGTTTGCTGCGGAACGCCTCGACGCAGCCACACCTGTCCTGCGAAACCTTCCCAACGGGTGGGCCACCTGGCCCCTCGCCACTCCAACAAGCCGTTGA